From Desulfuromonas soudanensis, the proteins below share one genomic window:
- a CDS encoding CidA/LrgA family protein, producing the protein MVRGFAILLLLQFAGEALGRSLGLPVPGNVIGMGLLLAALAGGLVRLEWVQEAADLLLSHFALFFVPAGVGVMVYYDVIRQEWLPIVVATVLSTFAVMAVTGWTEGYLARRGGSDGC; encoded by the coding sequence GTGGTACGAGGATTTGCCATTTTGCTGCTGCTACAGTTTGCCGGAGAGGCCTTGGGACGGTCGCTCGGACTCCCTGTCCCGGGGAACGTGATCGGCATGGGACTGCTGTTGGCTGCCCTGGCCGGCGGACTGGTGCGTCTCGAATGGGTTCAGGAGGCCGCCGACCTACTCCTGTCCCATTTCGCCCTGTTCTTCGTTCCGGCGGGGGTCGGCGTCATGGTCTATTACGACGTTATCCGTCAGGAGTGGCTGCCGATCGTCGTGGCGACGGTGCTGAGCACCTTTGCGGTCATGGCGGTGACCGGCTGGACCGAAGGGTATCTGGCGCGGCGGGGAGGGAGCGATGGCTGCTGA
- a CDS encoding LrgB family protein → MAADLLQTPLFGVGLTLGSYFLAQKLYLRSGFPLFNPVAVAIVAIIVFLGATGIPYRDYAAGGDYILFLLGPAVVALGVPLYVRRREILARKIPILAGIFAGALTSILTASGLAWLLGASDKVVLSLAPKSVTAPIAIGIVEKIGGIPPLTAALVVITGCLGAICGPEFCRLVGIRDPASMGLAVGTAAHGIGTARMLEVDRLGGAIAGLAIGLNGMVTAILVPLLFVLF, encoded by the coding sequence ATGGCTGCTGATCTCCTTCAGACCCCCCTCTTCGGAGTGGGGCTGACCCTCGGGAGCTATTTTCTGGCGCAGAAGCTTTATCTGCGCAGTGGATTCCCCCTCTTCAATCCGGTGGCCGTGGCCATTGTCGCCATCATCGTCTTCCTCGGAGCAACGGGGATCCCCTACCGGGACTACGCGGCGGGGGGGGACTACATCCTCTTTCTCCTCGGGCCGGCGGTGGTCGCCCTGGGGGTTCCTCTCTACGTACGGCGCCGGGAGATTCTCGCCCGCAAGATTCCCATTCTCGCCGGCATCTTCGCCGGCGCCCTGACGTCCATTCTCACCGCCAGCGGCCTCGCCTGGCTCCTCGGCGCCAGCGACAAGGTGGTTCTCTCCCTCGCCCCCAAGTCAGTTACGGCGCCGATTGCCATCGGCATCGTCGAAAAGATCGGCGGCATCCCCCCGCTGACCGCCGCCCTGGTGGTGATCACCGGCTGCCTCGGCGCCATCTGCGGCCCCGAGTTCTGCCGTCTGGTGGGGATCCGCGATCCCGCTTCCATGGGGCTTGCCGTCGGCACCGCCGCCCACGGCATCGGCACCGCGCGAATGCTCGAGGTCGACCGTCTCGGCGGGGCGATCGCCGGCCTGGCCATCGGCCTCAACGGCATGGTCACGGCGATTCTCGTGCCGCTCCTCTTTGTCCTTTTTTAA
- a CDS encoding PxxKW family cysteine-rich protein, translated as MQCQTVLPGAECTFWSKTGCGFIGNSCQTIVEACEGCERIVEGTIGKVCSVAPGPQQKWLNPEGLCNFATHRKIEVKGSDAKTNPLKASKKASAKKK; from the coding sequence ATGCAGTGTCAAACCGTACTCCCCGGTGCCGAGTGTACCTTCTGGTCTAAAACTGGCTGTGGTTTTATCGGCAACTCGTGCCAGACGATCGTCGAAGCCTGCGAAGGGTGCGAGCGCATCGTCGAAGGGACCATCGGCAAGGTGTGCTCCGTGGCACCCGGTCCTCAGCAGAAGTGGCTGAACCCCGAAGGTCTGTGCAACTTCGCCACCCACCGCAAGATCGAGGTCAAGGGCTCGGATGCCAAGACCAACCCGCTCAAGGCTTCCAAAAAGGCTTCCGCGAAGAAGAAGTAA
- a CDS encoding LysE family transporter — MTLSVIAGTSFVLGFSGAIMPGPLLSVTIAETVRRGPWAGPQLVAGHALLEGAVVLLLFTGVGGAAGRPGVFAAFALIGAAMLLWMGYGMLRGLPTLRLDFQAERRRGLHPLAAGVVVSLANPYFTLWWGTVGLGYLAVAHQAGLAGVATFYLFHILSDLVWYAFVSGTVSYGRRFLTDRLYRRLIGGCALFVIAFGTYFGYLGVQALLG, encoded by the coding sequence ATGACCCTCTCCGTAATCGCCGGCACCTCCTTCGTCCTCGGCTTTTCCGGGGCGATTATGCCCGGGCCGCTCCTGAGCGTCACCATCGCCGAAACGGTGCGCCGCGGCCCCTGGGCCGGGCCCCAGTTGGTCGCCGGCCATGCCCTCCTCGAGGGGGCGGTGGTTCTCCTCCTCTTTACCGGTGTCGGCGGGGCGGCGGGGCGTCCCGGTGTCTTTGCCGCCTTCGCTCTGATCGGCGCCGCCATGCTGCTGTGGATGGGATACGGCATGCTCCGGGGCCTTCCGACCCTGCGCCTCGACTTTCAGGCTGAGAGGAGGAGAGGTTTGCACCCTCTGGCGGCCGGGGTGGTCGTCAGTCTGGCCAACCCCTATTTCACCCTGTGGTGGGGGACGGTCGGCCTCGGCTACCTGGCCGTCGCTCATCAGGCCGGGCTGGCGGGGGTGGCGACCTTCTACCTCTTTCATATTCTTTCCGATCTGGTGTGGTATGCTTTTGTCTCCGGGACGGTCAGCTACGGTCGCCGCTTCCTCACCGACCGCCTCTATCGGCGTCTGATCGGCGGTTGCGCCCTCTTCGTCATCGCTTTCGGTACATACTTCGGTTATCTCGGCGTCCAGGCGCTCCTCGGCTGA
- a CDS encoding phosphoglucomutase/phosphomannomutase family protein has protein sequence MARITFGTSGWRGILCEDFTFDNVKVVTQAIADHLRNNGQDTKGVVVGFDSRFMGERFARETARVLAGAGIKSFLCNRDTPTPVIAFEILRRGAGGGINFTASHNPCEYNGIKFSPDWGGPALPETTGDIERRANAMLGEICYKEMPLDSALKAGLLEEIDPRPAYFAALRQIVDFDAIARSGMTIAVNPLYGTGRGYLDTLLLEAGVKVKTINNHRDPYFGGLPPEPSKSHIGDFIAMIRGDDSIALGLATDGDADRYGIVDGDGTFIEPNYILALLYDYLVRVKKKNGDVARSVATSHFVDAVARHHGLQVLETPVGFKFIGEYIRDGRILIGGEESAGLTVRGHVPDKDGILACLLVAEMVAVEGKPLTVLLADLYRRVGEFHTHRDNIRLSPELEESFPGRLAKPPATFAGKKIAEVITVDGSKFVLDDGSWVLFRKSGTEPVVRVYGESSSEAALKVLMKAAGQFIRD, from the coding sequence ATGGCGCGTATCACGTTCGGCACCTCGGGATGGCGGGGGATTCTCTGTGAAGACTTTACCTTCGACAACGTCAAGGTCGTTACCCAGGCCATTGCCGACCATCTGCGCAACAACGGGCAGGACACCAAGGGGGTGGTGGTCGGTTTCGACAGCCGCTTCATGGGAGAGCGTTTCGCCCGGGAGACCGCCCGTGTCCTGGCCGGAGCCGGCATCAAGTCGTTTCTTTGCAACCGCGACACCCCGACCCCGGTGATTGCCTTCGAAATTCTCCGTCGCGGGGCCGGGGGGGGGATCAATTTCACCGCCAGCCATAACCCCTGCGAATATAACGGCATAAAATTCTCCCCCGATTGGGGGGGGCCGGCTCTCCCTGAAACCACCGGTGACATCGAACGGCGCGCCAACGCCATGCTTGGTGAAATCTGCTACAAGGAGATGCCCCTCGATTCGGCCCTGAAAGCCGGGCTCCTCGAGGAGATCGATCCCCGTCCCGCTTATTTTGCCGCCCTGCGGCAGATCGTCGATTTCGATGCCATCGCCCGTTCGGGGATGACCATCGCCGTCAACCCCCTTTACGGCACCGGCCGCGGTTATCTCGACACCCTCCTGCTCGAAGCCGGGGTCAAGGTCAAGACGATCAACAATCATCGTGATCCTTACTTCGGCGGACTTCCTCCCGAACCTTCGAAAAGCCACATCGGCGACTTTATCGCCATGATCCGGGGAGACGATTCCATCGCCCTGGGGCTGGCCACCGACGGCGATGCCGACCGCTACGGGATCGTCGACGGCGACGGCACCTTCATCGAGCCCAACTACATCCTCGCTCTCCTCTACGACTATCTGGTACGGGTCAAGAAAAAGAACGGCGACGTCGCCCGCTCCGTCGCCACCTCCCATTTCGTCGACGCCGTCGCCCGCCACCATGGCCTGCAGGTCCTCGAGACCCCCGTCGGCTTCAAATTTATCGGCGAATACATCCGCGACGGCCGCATCCTCATCGGTGGGGAGGAGAGTGCCGGCCTCACCGTTCGCGGCCATGTCCCCGACAAGGACGGCATTCTCGCCTGTCTGCTCGTGGCCGAAATGGTGGCCGTCGAAGGCAAACCCCTCACCGTTCTTCTTGCCGACCTTTATCGACGGGTTGGCGAATTTCACACTCACCGCGACAACATTCGCCTCTCCCCCGAACTCGAAGAGTCTTTCCCCGGACGGCTCGCCAAGCCGCCGGCCACTTTCGCCGGGAAGAAAATCGCCGAAGTGATCACCGTCGACGGCTCCAAATTCGTCCTCGATGACGGATCCTGGGTTCTCTTCCGCAAGTCCGGCACCGAGCCGGTCGTCCGCGTCTACGGCGAATCCTCCAGCGAGGCGGCTCTGAAGGTGCTGATGAAGGCCGCCGGTCAGTTCATTCGCGACTGA
- a CDS encoding FmdB family zinc ribbon protein, with the protein MPIYEYACASCGRIFEKIQRVPERDFPCPSCGARAERTVSRTAAGASSGGGATAAGCGSGGFT; encoded by the coding sequence ATGCCGATCTATGAATACGCCTGTGCCTCTTGCGGCAGGATTTTTGAGAAGATTCAGCGGGTACCTGAGAGGGACTTCCCCTGCCCTTCCTGCGGTGCGCGGGCCGAGCGCACGGTCTCCCGCACCGCCGCCGGAGCCTCTTCTGGAGGGGGCGCGACGGCGGCCGGTTGCGGCAGCGGCGGTTTTACCTGA
- a CDS encoding glycoside hydrolase family 65 protein: MNGWSLIYENYEPEKEGLREALCTLGNGYFCTRGAAPEAAADGVHYPGTYLAGGYNRLTTQIAGRTIENEDLVNFPNWLPLSFRIEEGPWFELERVKILSFRQELDLECGLLQRTVRFQDSEQRISRLRQRRMVHMCNRHLAALETTLTAENWSGRVEFRSALDGRIKNGNVERYRDLANEHLQAISTGQPSQETIFLKIRTSQSRIEMALAARTLIFSEEREQSPERHLEESQGYVGQTFELNLPRSGSVRIEKVVSLFTSRDEAISECGLEAINAISRAPGFENLLEHHRRAWAHLWRRYGLDIRETDGSERVRMILRLHIFHLLQTVSFHTIELDVGVPARGWHGEAYRGHVFWDELFIFPLLNLRTPEITRTLLHYRHRRLPEARSAARQAGYRGALYPWQSGSNGREESQDVHLNPRSGRWIPDNSHLQRHVNAAIAWNVWHYYQVTGDAEFISFYGAEMILEIARFCAGLTTWNENLGRYEILGVMGPDEYHDSYPGSDRPGLDNNAYTNVMVVWILTCALEMLNILSGERLLELKETLELSNEEMENWEDISHRMRLVFHDDNILSQFEGYDKLEELDWKTYRARHGRVMRLDRILEAEKDTPNRYKCSKQADVLMLFYLFSSDELASIFERLGYPFEYETIPRNIAYYLERTSHGSTLSQVVHSWVLSRSDREGSWQLFTEALSSDIDDIQGGTTHEGIHLGAMAGTVDLMQRGYVGIETRGDQLRFNPCLPRELRRLQMRLRYRGLSLELEVTPRRLSVTCVQCGCEPIKIRCRNDEATITGGQTLVWNLTQE; this comes from the coding sequence ATGAACGGCTGGTCCCTGATTTACGAAAACTACGAGCCGGAAAAGGAGGGTTTGCGCGAGGCCTTGTGTACTCTGGGCAACGGTTACTTCTGCACTCGGGGGGCGGCTCCGGAAGCGGCGGCCGACGGGGTCCACTACCCGGGGACCTATCTCGCCGGAGGCTATAACCGGCTCACGACCCAAATTGCCGGACGAACCATCGAGAATGAAGATCTGGTCAATTTCCCCAACTGGCTCCCCCTGAGCTTCCGCATTGAAGAAGGACCCTGGTTCGAACTTGAAAGGGTGAAAATCCTCTCCTTTCGTCAGGAGCTCGATCTCGAATGCGGCCTCCTCCAGCGCACGGTTCGCTTTCAGGACAGCGAGCAACGGATCAGCCGACTGCGGCAGCGGCGGATGGTCCACATGTGCAATCGGCACCTGGCCGCCCTCGAAACGACCCTCACCGCCGAGAACTGGTCTGGTCGGGTCGAATTTCGCAGCGCCCTCGACGGCCGGATCAAAAACGGCAATGTGGAGCGCTACCGGGATCTGGCAAATGAACATTTGCAAGCAATATCGACCGGACAGCCTAGCCAGGAGACGATTTTCCTCAAGATTCGCACCAGCCAGTCACGTATCGAAATGGCCCTGGCGGCCCGGACCCTCATTTTTTCCGAAGAGAGGGAGCAAAGCCCCGAACGTCACCTTGAAGAATCTCAAGGATACGTCGGCCAGACCTTCGAGCTGAACCTGCCCAGGTCCGGCAGTGTCCGCATTGAAAAAGTGGTCTCCCTCTTCACCAGCCGCGACGAGGCCATTTCCGAATGCGGCCTCGAAGCAATAAATGCGATTTCCCGGGCTCCCGGATTCGAAAATTTACTGGAGCATCACCGACGCGCCTGGGCGCATCTGTGGCGCCGCTACGGACTCGACATCCGGGAAACCGATGGCAGCGAACGGGTGCGGATGATTCTGCGCCTGCACATTTTTCACCTCTTGCAGACCGTCTCCTTTCACACCATCGAGCTCGATGTCGGCGTCCCCGCCCGCGGCTGGCACGGCGAAGCCTATCGCGGCCACGTCTTCTGGGATGAACTCTTTATCTTCCCCCTCCTCAACCTGCGCACCCCCGAAATCACCCGCACCCTTCTCCATTACCGTCATCGTCGTCTCCCCGAGGCTCGATCCGCGGCAAGACAAGCCGGCTATCGAGGTGCCCTGTACCCCTGGCAGAGCGGCAGCAACGGGCGCGAGGAGAGTCAGGATGTCCACCTCAATCCCCGGTCGGGGCGCTGGATTCCCGACAATTCGCACCTGCAGCGCCACGTGAATGCCGCCATTGCCTGGAACGTCTGGCATTACTATCAGGTCACCGGCGACGCGGAATTCATCTCCTTTTATGGAGCGGAAATGATCCTCGAGATCGCCCGCTTCTGTGCCGGCTTGACAACCTGGAATGAAAACCTCGGGCGCTATGAAATTCTCGGCGTCATGGGACCCGACGAATATCACGACAGTTATCCCGGCTCGGACCGGCCTGGTCTCGACAACAATGCCTACACCAACGTGATGGTGGTATGGATCCTGACCTGTGCCCTTGAGATGCTGAACATCCTTTCCGGCGAACGTCTCCTGGAGCTGAAAGAAACCCTCGAATTGTCCAATGAGGAGATGGAGAACTGGGAGGATATCAGCCACAGGATGCGCCTTGTCTTTCACGATGACAATATCCTCAGCCAGTTCGAGGGGTACGACAAACTCGAAGAACTGGACTGGAAGACCTACCGCGCCCGCCATGGCCGGGTCATGCGCCTTGACCGCATTCTTGAGGCGGAAAAAGACACGCCCAACCGCTACAAATGCTCGAAGCAGGCCGATGTCCTGATGCTCTTTTACCTCTTTTCCTCCGACGAGCTCGCCTCGATCTTCGAGCGGCTCGGCTATCCCTTCGAGTACGAGACGATCCCGCGAAACATCGCTTACTACCTCGAACGCACCTCCCACGGCTCGACCCTGAGCCAGGTGGTGCACTCCTGGGTCCTGTCCCGTAGCGACCGGGAAGGTTCGTGGCAGCTTTTCACCGAAGCCCTGAGTTCGGACATCGACGATATCCAGGGAGGCACCACCCACGAAGGGATTCATCTCGGCGCCATGGCGGGGACCGTCGACCTGATGCAGCGCGGCTATGTCGGCATTGAAACCCGTGGCGACCAGTTGCGCTTCAACCCCTGCCTCCCCCGCGAGCTCCGTCGCCTCCAGATGCGGCTTCGCTACCGCGGTCTATCCCTGGAGCTGGAAGTCACCCCCAGACGGTTGTCCGTCACCTGTGTGCAATGCGGGTGTGAACCGATAAAAATTCGTTGTCGAAACGATGAAGCGACGATCACCGGCGGCCAGACCCTGGTCTGGAACCTGACCCAGGAATGA
- the otsB gene encoding trehalose-phosphatase, whose translation MTDQRLIISPEKFDAVIFDMDGVVTRTAHVHSAAWKKMFDHFLNELATRQGKRFEPFDIATDYTRYVDGKPRYDGVRDFLASRGIELREGTRDDDPYEETICGLGNRKNFYFNEVLEEKGARSYDSTVRVIKDLKRAGIKTAIISASKNARKVLASAGVADLFDARVDGLDAEEMGIPGKPAPDVFLAAAKKLGVAPRRSVLVEDAQSGVEAGRAGGFGLVIGVDRAGQRAELARYADVVVDDLSEVRVAPAPRERTTDALPSALDRFNDISCLLKRKRPALFLDYDGTLTPIVERPEDAAISDEMRQTVRDLAGYCTVAIVSGRDRRDVEKLAGIEGIYYAGSHGFDIAGPAGEKMEFEQGKDYLPALDNAEKGLHQRLDGIDGAQVERKKFAIAVHFRRVAESDRPQVEEAVDEVLAVNPGLCKTGGKMIFELRPDIDWHKGKALSWLLQKLDLDRRDVVPIYLGDDLTDEDALREIENQGIGILVRDEDRPTHARYALEDTAEVRIFLQTLCDYLEELNTS comes from the coding sequence ATGACCGACCAGCGCCTCATCATCTCCCCTGAGAAGTTCGATGCCGTCATTTTCGACATGGACGGCGTCGTCACTAGGACCGCCCATGTGCATTCGGCCGCCTGGAAGAAAATGTTCGACCATTTCCTTAACGAACTTGCCACCCGCCAAGGTAAACGATTTGAACCCTTTGACATCGCCACCGACTACACCCGCTATGTCGACGGCAAGCCCCGCTACGACGGAGTTCGGGATTTTCTGGCCTCCCGGGGGATCGAACTGAGGGAGGGAACCAGGGACGACGACCCGTACGAGGAAACCATCTGCGGTCTCGGCAACCGCAAGAACTTCTATTTCAACGAGGTCCTCGAAGAAAAAGGCGCCAGAAGCTACGACTCGACGGTTCGGGTCATTAAAGATCTGAAACGGGCCGGGATCAAAACCGCGATAATTTCGGCCAGCAAAAATGCCCGCAAGGTCCTCGCCTCGGCCGGAGTCGCCGACCTGTTCGACGCCCGCGTCGACGGACTCGACGCCGAGGAGATGGGCATTCCCGGCAAGCCGGCGCCCGACGTCTTTCTGGCGGCGGCGAAAAAACTCGGCGTCGCGCCCCGGCGCTCGGTGTTGGTGGAGGATGCCCAGTCGGGGGTAGAGGCGGGGCGCGCCGGCGGCTTCGGACTGGTGATCGGCGTCGACCGTGCCGGGCAACGCGCCGAGTTAGCCAGATACGCCGATGTCGTGGTCGACGATCTCTCCGAAGTCCGGGTCGCACCGGCGCCCCGTGAAAGAACAACCGACGCCCTCCCCTCGGCCCTCGACCGGTTCAACGATATCTCCTGCCTCCTCAAGCGCAAGCGCCCCGCCCTGTTCCTCGACTACGACGGCACCCTGACTCCCATCGTCGAACGCCCCGAAGATGCGGCCATTTCCGATGAGATGCGCCAGACGGTCAGGGATTTGGCCGGGTATTGCACCGTGGCCATCGTCAGCGGCCGCGACCGCCGCGACGTTGAAAAGCTCGCCGGAATCGAAGGGATTTACTACGCGGGGAGCCACGGTTTCGACATCGCCGGCCCGGCCGGTGAAAAAATGGAGTTCGAGCAGGGCAAAGACTACCTGCCGGCCCTCGACAACGCCGAAAAAGGCCTGCACCAGCGGCTCGACGGGATCGATGGCGCGCAGGTCGAGCGCAAGAAATTCGCCATCGCCGTGCATTTCCGACGAGTCGCCGAGAGCGACCGCCCGCAAGTGGAAGAAGCGGTCGACGAGGTCCTCGCCGTAAACCCCGGCCTGTGCAAAACCGGCGGCAAGATGATCTTCGAGCTGCGCCCCGACATCGACTGGCACAAGGGCAAGGCCCTTTCCTGGCTGCTGCAGAAACTCGACCTCGACCGGCGCGACGTGGTCCCCATCTATCTCGGCGACGACCTCACCGACGAAGACGCCCTGCGCGAAATCGAAAATCAGGGCATCGGCATCCTGGTGCGCGACGAAGACCGCCCGACCCATGCCCGCTACGCCCTGGAAGACACGGCCGAGGTCCGAATTTTCCTGCAGACCCTGTGCGATTATCTGGAGGAGTTGAACACTTCATGA
- the ppsA gene encoding phosphoenolpyruvate synthase, which yields MMPKNDPIRWFEDLSNQDVALVGGKNASLGEMIGTLKAEGIQVPDGFATTSEAYRRYLAENDLEEKIRGRLDEHRKGAKSLHQTGDSIRRMIRRGKWPEGIAVAIGEAYRELCRRRGEEEVSVAVRSSATAEDLPDASFAGQQETFLNVTGEEELLDACRKCYASLFTDRAISYRQNKGFDHMQVALSVGVQTMVRSDKAGAGVMFSIDTDTGFPEVVVIEAAWGLGENVVQGTVTPDSYTVFKPLLEKRNLKPILGKKLGNKEKKLVYARSAGQTTRNIDTSARERRTFVLCDDEILQLARWAVVIERHYGRPMDMEWAKDGESGEIFIVQARPETVQSRKAAGVLKTYALKEKGEVLFSGIAIGEAIASGKAQVIRSASEIDLFEEGNILVTGMTDPDWVPIMKKAAGIITDHGGRTSHAAIVSRELGIAAVIGTEHGTSELEDGQAVTLSCAEGEQGKVYAGLLEFTETEVNLDDLPEIKTQIMLNIASPAAASRWWRLPCRGIGLARMEFIINSIIQVHPMALLKYDELEDRDAKRRIRELTRNYADRSEYFVDQLAQGIATIAASRYPDPVIVRMSDFKSNEYAELIGGRQFELAEENPMLGFRGASRYYSERYRAGFALECAAIKRVREEIGLSNVVVMIPFCRTLKEADRVLEVMAEEGLVRGQLGLEVYVMVEIPANVILAEEFAARFDGFSIGSNDLTQLTLGVDRDSAMLKELFDERDEAVMTTIRQAIRAAKKTGTKIGICGQAPSDYPDFVAFLVEEGIDSISLNPDSVIGVIRRVAEVESRRI from the coding sequence ATGATGCCGAAAAACGACCCCATCCGCTGGTTTGAAGATCTCAGCAATCAGGACGTCGCTCTGGTCGGCGGCAAGAACGCCTCCCTCGGCGAGATGATCGGCACCCTCAAGGCCGAGGGCATCCAGGTACCCGACGGTTTCGCCACCACTTCCGAAGCCTACCGCCGCTACCTTGCCGAGAACGACCTGGAGGAGAAAATCCGCGGGCGGCTTGACGAACACCGGAAGGGCGCCAAATCGCTGCACCAGACCGGCGACTCCATCCGCCGCATGATCCGTCGAGGAAAATGGCCCGAAGGGATCGCCGTGGCCATCGGCGAGGCCTACCGCGAGCTTTGCCGCCGCCGCGGCGAGGAGGAGGTCTCGGTGGCCGTGCGCAGCAGCGCCACCGCCGAGGATCTCCCCGACGCCAGCTTCGCCGGCCAGCAGGAGACGTTTCTCAACGTCACCGGCGAGGAGGAGCTGCTCGACGCCTGCCGCAAGTGCTACGCCTCGCTCTTCACGGACCGGGCGATCAGCTACCGCCAAAACAAGGGTTTCGATCACATGCAGGTGGCCCTCTCGGTCGGGGTGCAGACGATGGTGCGTTCGGACAAGGCCGGTGCCGGGGTGATGTTTTCCATCGACACCGACACCGGCTTTCCCGAAGTCGTGGTCATCGAAGCCGCCTGGGGGCTGGGGGAAAACGTGGTGCAGGGGACGGTGACGCCGGACAGCTATACGGTCTTCAAACCGCTGCTCGAAAAGAGAAACCTCAAACCGATCCTGGGCAAAAAACTCGGCAACAAGGAAAAAAAGCTGGTCTATGCCCGCAGCGCCGGGCAAACCACCCGAAACATCGACACTTCGGCCCGGGAGCGGCGGACCTTTGTTCTCTGCGACGATGAAATCCTGCAACTGGCCCGCTGGGCCGTGGTGATCGAGCGCCACTACGGTCGACCGATGGACATGGAATGGGCCAAGGATGGGGAGTCCGGGGAAATCTTTATCGTCCAGGCCCGTCCCGAAACGGTTCAGTCGCGCAAGGCAGCGGGGGTGCTCAAGACCTATGCCCTCAAGGAGAAAGGCGAAGTTCTGTTCAGCGGGATCGCCATCGGCGAGGCGATCGCCTCCGGCAAGGCTCAGGTGATTCGGAGTGCCAGCGAAATTGACCTCTTCGAAGAGGGGAACATTCTCGTCACCGGCATGACCGACCCCGACTGGGTGCCGATCATGAAGAAGGCCGCCGGCATCATCACCGACCACGGCGGCCGCACCTCCCACGCCGCCATCGTCAGCCGCGAACTCGGCATCGCCGCCGTCATCGGCACCGAGCACGGCACCAGCGAACTCGAGGACGGTCAGGCAGTCACCCTCTCTTGCGCCGAGGGGGAGCAGGGGAAGGTTTACGCCGGTCTCCTGGAATTCACCGAAACCGAGGTGAATCTCGACGACCTCCCCGAGATCAAAACCCAGATCATGCTGAACATCGCCAGCCCGGCGGCGGCCTCCCGCTGGTGGCGCCTGCCGTGCCGGGGGATCGGTCTGGCGCGCATGGAATTCATCATCAACAGCATCATCCAGGTTCACCCCATGGCCCTGCTCAAGTACGACGAGCTCGAAGACAGGGACGCCAAGCGCCGTATCCGGGAGTTGACGCGAAACTATGCGGACAGAAGCGAGTACTTCGTCGATCAGCTCGCCCAGGGGATCGCCACCATTGCCGCCAGCCGGTATCCCGATCCGGTGATCGTGCGCATGAGCGACTTCAAAAGCAATGAGTACGCTGAACTGATCGGCGGCCGGCAGTTCGAATTGGCCGAGGAAAATCCCATGCTCGGCTTCCGCGGCGCCTCCCGCTACTACAGCGAGCGCTACCGCGCCGGCTTCGCCCTCGAGTGCGCGGCGATCAAGCGGGTGCGCGAAGAGATCGGGCTCTCCAACGTCGTGGTGATGATTCCCTTCTGCCGCACGCTCAAAGAGGCCGACCGGGTGCTCGAGGTCATGGCGGAGGAAGGTCTTGTGCGGGGCCAGTTGGGACTCGAGGTCTACGTGATGGTGGAGATCCCCGCCAACGTGATTCTCGCCGAGGAGTTTGCCGCTCGCTTCGACGGCTTCTCCATCGGCTCCAACGACCTGACCCAGCTCACCCTCGGCGTCGACCGCGATTCGGCAATGCTCAAGGAACTCTTCGACGAACGGGATGAGGCGGTGATGACCACCATCCGCCAGGCGATCCGGGCGGCCAAAAAAACCGGCACCAAAATTGGGATCTGCGGCCAGGCGCCCAGCGATTACCCTGATTTCGTCGCCTTCCTGGTGGAGGAAGGGATCGATTCCATCTCCCTCAATCCCGACAGCGTGATCGGCGTCATCCGTCGTGTCGCCGAGGTGGAATCGCGGCGGATTTGA
- a CDS encoding putative quinol monooxygenase encodes MPKVSLFVRLEAKPGKEKEVEKFLLNGLPLVEDEPDTVAWFGLRLGPSTFGIFDAFPDEKGREAHLSGRVAAALMANAEDLLSTPPVIEKADVLAAKLPG; translated from the coding sequence ATGCCCAAAGTCTCCTTGTTCGTACGTCTGGAAGCAAAGCCGGGTAAAGAGAAAGAGGTGGAGAAATTTCTTCTCAACGGACTCCCCCTCGTCGAAGACGAACCGGACACCGTCGCCTGGTTCGGTCTCCGTCTCGGGCCCTCGACCTTCGGGATCTTTGACGCCTTTCCTGACGAGAAAGGACGGGAGGCTCATCTCTCCGGAAGGGTCGCCGCGGCGCTCATGGCGAATGCTGAAGACCTGCTCTCCACCCCCCCTGTCATCGAAAAGGCCGATGTCCTGGCGGCAAAACTGCCGGGATAA